One Malaclemys terrapin pileata isolate rMalTer1 chromosome 7, rMalTer1.hap1, whole genome shotgun sequence genomic region harbors:
- the DUSP5 gene encoding dual specificity protein phosphatase 5: MKKVTALDCRQLRKLLRKEPSRSLVLDCRPYLSYSASRLRGALNVNLNSVVMRRARGGPVPLNFVVPDEAARTRLLLPGEGAAAARLAAVIVLDQGTGHWQKLKKESTAQIVLNALLSSLPETGARVCFLKGGYETFYSQYPECCVDVKPISPERNEMERNLNSHCEKQSTNHKPAYDQGGPVEILPFLYLGSAYHASKCEFLANLHITALLNVSRKSSESFKEQYCYKWIPVEDSHMADISSHFQEAIDFIDCVRRAGGKILVHCEAGISRSPTICMAYLMKTKKFRLEEAFDYIKQRRSLISPNFGFMGQLLQYESEILSSTPSPPVASCKREAVSFFAEELTLSKNFEGSCYTFPTSVLSSVPIRSPVHQLKLSPITASSSC; encoded by the exons ATGAAGAAGGTGACGGCCCTCGACTGCCGCCAGCTCCGGAAGCTCCTGCGGAAGGAGCCTTCCCGCAGCCTGGTGCTGGACTGCAGACCCTACCTGTCCTACTCGGCCTCCCGCCTCCGGGGCGCGCTCAATGTCAACCTCAATTCGGTCGTGATGCGCCGGGCCCGCGGCGGCCCCGTGCCCCTCAACTTCGTGGTGCCGGACGAGGCGGCCCGGACCCGGCTGCTGctgccgggggaaggggcggccGCGGCGCGCCTGGCGGCGGTGATCGTCCTGGATCAAGGCACCGGGCACTGGCAGAAGCTGAAGAAGGAGAGCACGGCACAGATCGTCCTCAACGCGCTGCTGTCCAGCCTGCCCGAGACCGGAGCCAGGGTCTGCTTCCTGAAAG GGGGATATGAAACCTTTTACTCTCAATATCCTGAGTGCTGTGTCGATGTAAAACCCATTTCCCCAGAGAGAAATGAAATGGAGAGAAACCTCAACAGCCACTGTGAGAAGCAGAGCACCAACCacaaaccggcttatgatcaG GGTGGTCCAGTTGAAATCCTGCCTTTCCTTTACCTTGGCAGTGCCTACCATGCTTCCAAGTGTGAGTTCCTAGCCAACCTGCACATCACAGCCTTGCTCAATGTCTCCCGGAAAAGTTCAGAGTCCTTTAAAGAGCAGTATTGTTATAAATGGATCCCAGTGGAGGACAGTCACATGGCAGACATCAGCTCTCACTTCCAGGAAGCCATAGATTTCATTG ACTGCGTGAGGCGAGCTGGAGGCAAAATCCTGGTGCACTGTGAAGCCGGAATTTCACGCTCCCCCACTATCTGCATGGCTTATCTCATGAAAACGAAAAAGTTCCGCCTGGAGGAGGCATTTGATTACATCAAACAACGTAGGAGTCTGATCTCACCAAATTTTGGTTTCATGGGCCAATTACTACAGTATGAGTCAGAGATCCTGTCTTCCACTCCTAGCCCCCCTGTTGCCTCATGCAAAAGGGAGGCTGTGTCTTTTTTTGCAGAAGAACTGACTTTAAGCAAAAACTTTGAAGGCTCATGTTACACATTTCCTACCTCAGTCTTGAGTTCTGTGCCCATTCGTTCTCCTGTCCATCAGCTAAAACTTAGTCCTATTACTGCATCTTCATCATGCTAA